CTAAACAAATGGTTCCAGTTTACTATTTAGGTATTGAAATAGAGGAACCAGAtgctaaatttcaatttattgcaacCAAAGAAGGTCTTAagatttataaatgtaatataattgatatatcatacgattaaataaataaacaaatttatatacctcAACTtaagtttttgtgtgttctcCACCCAGACCTCCGCTCAAATCCAGACCTACGCCCAACCCTCCACAACAGCCCCCCGCCGCCAGCACACAAACACGCGCACACGCGCCACTCGCGACTTTGCGGggttaaacacacacacacacacacacacaagaaaaAATGAACTGATTAAAAGTAGTATTacacatttaaatgtaatattactaTAGTATTACTCATGATCTTGCCCGGCGTAATGACGTTGCGATTGCTAGAAAATCAACTGACTAAAACTACTATTACTATAGTATTActcatttaaatgtagtattactATACTATTACTATAGTAGTACTCACAATCTTTTGACCGGCGAAATGACCGACGTAGTAAAGCCGTAGTAACCTTGAACTGATAACATTACTCATGCTCATGACCGGCGTAGTAACCTTGAACGCGTAGTAAACTTGAACTGATAACAGATTAGTCACGGTTTCGAgagctgatttttttttttgatgagTCACGATTTTGAGCTCAAAATGTGCCCCCGGAAGCCCCATGATTTTTTGATGAATCATCATTTAGAGCAGAAAAAGTGGCCTGGAACTCCCATATCCTACCTACTTTCGCATCTGGCCAGCCCATGGCTTATAACCACGTCAGCGAGGAGGAATCAGAGGAGGAAGAGACCTACGAGGCGGACGAAGCTTACGAGGAGGAAGAGAGCAGCGAGGCAGAGGAGCCTCGGTCTCCACCCGGCGCCTGGTCACCCCGGCCTGGACAACGTCGCGACCCACGGCAAGGACGCGGACGAACCAATTTACGTCCATCAGGTGGGCCGTTCCGTGACGTACGAGCCGGCCATCCGACCGTTTGCGGGTAACGCGCGTTGACCGGGCCGTGGTCGACGTCATCCTCCCTTCAGGGGAAACCCCCACCACATACTTCGACCTACCAGAGCAATGGAATTACCATGGACCAGCCATTGTCGACCGCCCAGTCCATCGTTTCCGCCGGCAGTACGCCAGGATTCCCCCCCACAAACGAAGAGGCAGACGCCCTCTCAGACCTGCTGGAAGCTCTGGGGCAAGCTATGGTGTCAATGGAGGAGCGCGAGGACAATGAACTAATGTCAGAGGTAGCCCGCGGAAGCGAGTTGGTGGAGGCTCCCATAAGCTGGACAGTGGAAACACCCCACCGTCAACTACCCCGGGGCCTAGTTGAGGAGGTCCGTTGTAGTGAGGGACGAGGTACGCAAACCCGTTTTACTCACACTTATCTGCATACCACCTATCAGGTGAATCGAGCAAAAACAGGACGTATCCGGGAGTGTGACGCACCATACTGCCCCCTCAAATAaatctacaacaaaaacatataccAGAGCTTTCTTTTCTCTCAGCCAACTCGAAAAAAACATACGGTCACTCAAGAAAAGCCAGCTGTGccgagttaacagcgcatgaGCAAACGTATGCAGAGCCAAtcgagttaacagcgcatgtgcAGCGCAAATAGCGCCAAtcgagttaacagcgcatgtgcAACACAAACAGAGCCAAtcgagttaacagcgcatgcTCAACGCAAGTAGTGCCAAtcgagttaacagcgcatgtgTAAATttaggcaaaagaaaaacaaagcgaGTTAGCAGAACCAAGACCTTGACCTACATAAAAGCGAGAGTAGGAGGGcaacctctctctctcctgaTTTAGAATCTAGTCGTGCGTAGACCTTTACTCGCGAGTGCTAAGAGAAGTGAAGTATTCTTGTACCAAAACTACATGTGCACATAACAACTACAAATTCACCACGCAGCCAAGGCATTCTCTGCAGGTATGTTCAAGCTTGATGCTTGGTACTCGCTTTATTCATTGATTTATCCCCGCAGCGCTAGTTACCCCGGCGTTGTGACGGTTCGTTACACGGGCTAAACGACAAGGTgtttctacaaaaaaaaaaaaaaaaatttcggCACATTAAGCACATCcgcacatttttaaattaaatactattaaCTTTTcgaacaacaaattataaattattttaaacaagtttttcttttaattcatGTTCATTTCACGTTATATCTTTTGAATATCTTTCTAATTTTCGatacttattattgttattgctttaaacaaatataaatttcttttctttttttacaatttatctaataaaatgatttttaagattcgcaaactatttttttgttgttttgtatgtAGCACtcttgttttcatatttttacaatttcattttttttttcatcgcACTTTTactaattgttttaatttattatatttgcgaTTGTATGAGAACTTGATTTTATAGATGTTAgcgcttttaatttgattcaaTTAATCTAAACTTTGATTtgtgttgcaattgtttttaatttgtttgcagaCACAAGCGCTAATAggtttaactttaacttttaattttgttgcgtactttcacatttttttattctttgtgTACAACAGAACTGCactttcgttttcgtttgtttttaattttaaatttgttttaaaattttaaatttttcttttggtgCGAAAGCGCTACACTTTTTATcgattgtttaattttttttcaaagacTTGTAAATTAGATTgcaaagcttttttttttatataaattatatgatttgattcaaatcatttttttttctcacaTCACTTTTAAACGAATGAAGATTGGAATCCTTAGAGATTCCACTGAGAGGTTGATACGTTGGTGGAGATTAGAGTTGGCGCCTAAAGGCGCTCCGTTGGCCAGGCGGTAGCCTGTAGAGGCGCTTCGCTGGCCACAAAGTGTCCGGAAGAGGAGCTCCGCTGGCCGAAAGACCAGTGAGGGTGCTGCGCTGGCCGAAAGGGCCGGTGAGGGTGCTTCACTGACCGAAAAGAGCCTGCAAGGGTGATCCGCTGGCCGAAAGGGTCTgcaggggtgctccgctgcCCGAAACTAACCAGTGGTTCTTTAAAGCACTTCAAAAGGCCAAGAAACAAGgtctaaaaaaaaaggtagACACAAGCCTGCAAAAATAACTATTGTCAAAATCGAAGCCTATAGCCGAgttaattaaacttttctCTTACCAATGAAAAGAAATGGCAATGGAAAAATATCCACTAGAGCTTTATGCCCtcagatttaaaattttttacaattatgCGTCTCTGTAAAACCGGAACCGGCTTAAGATAAGTTGGCCGCGCTCAAGCTGGTGCACCTGGCGCAAACGTTAAATCTGAGCTTTCCAATGCAACCGATGTACAACTGCAACTTTACAACACTACTTAAAGATCAGCTTAACAGCAGCTTAAGCTAAACTTTTAAAAAGCATGCACTTTTAGTCACTGAATACAACAAAACGTGTCGTTGCTTAAATGTAGCATGCTTTTAGGCCCTgagtaaaacaaaacataatttgTCGTAAAtctagcatacttttaggaacTATCTGCAACAAGATCAACCTTGGCTTAAACCTAGCAAACTTTTAGGCCGAATTCAATGCCTGTTGCTGTAGGCGCCGTTACAGGAACCACCCACTATGGAAATGCCAGCGCTTTCTCAGGCTGACAGCTGAGAAACGATTGAGAGCAGTACTGATTAACAAGTACTGCTCTAACTGTTTGGCCCACAAACATTACGGGCAATCTTGCTGCAGCGCGGAAAGCTGCAGGGTGTCAGAAGGACCACCACACGCTTCTGCACTTCAAGGAGGCACGCAGCGCTCGCCCCAGTCGTCAGCGACGACGCGACGACCAACCGGAACCGACTCGGTCTTCAACTCCAGCACGGCCACGTTCCCGCTCGCCATCCCCCCATCGGATAGGATAAGGCTGTGAACATCCTCCCGACGGCCAACATCCTGATCGACACCGGGTGTAAAACCTTCGAGATGCGAGCCTTCGACCCGTGGACCGCGACCAGCCGTATCAGCGCTGCAAGTTGAACGCACCCTCCTCCGACCTGTCGAAGGTGAGAATTCGGAGCAGTTCCGCAGCATTACGCTTGCCGACGAACGCTGGTTCCAGCCATCGATGGTGTTCCTGGTGCTCGGTACTGATGTGTATCCTCAATGGCCAATGGCCCAGAACGCCACATTGGGTTGGATTCTGTCCGGTCCATGTGGACAATAAAACCGTTTGCAACTTACTATATTGCAAGGGGGGAGaatgttgatgccagatgatggccgttgtgaccactcaaaacagctgacagtgtggtcgcgatcgattgatatcgatagtgacgcgcagtcacactgatctagTTTCTCTCCATGTTGGTCACCCTGCccacttttagtgctttttctACATATCatgtgttttactttttttattgtgcgCACTACAAGTGTTTTTTCCTacaagttttaaataattaataaatgtgttaCACAAAGTGCAATACTCAGTGAGAGTGTTTTGTATTCTACTTATCAACACTCCCCTACAAACAATCACCATGTCACCAATTAGGAGGTCACGTGAGGGTGACTGCCACTTATTCCGCTTATGCAACTCCTTCAAATACTCATTCTTCTATCAAACACAGAAACGCTGATGGAGAGCCTTGAGCCGTTGCCAGCGATTGCGGATAGATTCCACATCTTCCCTGGATTCTGGCTCCGCTATGGAGAATAGCGGACCCCCGATCAGTAAATGACCGGGACTGAGGGCCACCAAGTCGCGTACATCCTCTGACATGGGAGACAGAGGCCGTGATTTGAGGCACGCTTCAATCTTCGCCAGGAGGGTTGAGAGTTCCTCGTACATTACGGAGGAAAACGTTTTGTAGAAATGCGTCTTGAAACTCTTGAGGCCTGCTTCCCACAGACCCCCATGTGAGGGGCACCAGGTGGGTTGAAATGATATGCAAGATCTTGATGACTGTGTTTTGGTGAGGACCAGATTGCCGGTGCTCTCCACAAGATCTTTGGACATGATTGAGGAGGCTCCGACGAACTTTTTCCCGTTGTCAACCGGGAACCGGGGAAAAGCTTCCAAGAACTTCTCCGTTGTCAGATCCGTGGTCGCCTCATGATGGATTGCCTTGGTGCTGAAGCACACGAAGACACATACATAACCCTTCGTAATCTTGCAGCCCCGTTCGACGTAGCTCTTGACGTCGAAGGGACCGTCGAAGTCTACTACGGTGTTAGTAAATGGTCTCGAAAATGTCGATCGAGCAATTGGAAGGTCGCCCATCAGCTGCGACTGCAGCCGTCGATGTATCACACAGGTCTTGCATGCTCCAATTACTGTCTTCACTAAACTCCTTAGCTTGGGAGTCCAGTACTTAGTTCGGACCAGCCGCATCACCAATTGGTTGCCTCCATGGAGGGAAAACACGCAGTTGAACATAAGTATTATGGGATGCCGTTCATCGTACGATAAGGAGGTGGACGCTCTTACCCGTCCATAGGAACGCAGGACCCCTTACTTGTCAAGGAACGTATTCAAGCTCAGAATATCACTTGACCCGTATAAGCGATTATGGCTCCGGAGGAAACACACTCTTTCGTGTATACCCGATTCTGATCCTGTACTATCAGCTTCTCCGGAGCTTCTGAAAGCTCATGAGAGCTGAGCCTCTCTGGAAGCGAGTCTTTGGGATGGCGGCAACGCTGGGCAAACCTCCGCACATACGCAAATACCCTGATGTGGATTCCGACACAGGGCCAGTCATGATCCAACCGAAAATTGTCTCTTGACGAAGGAGGGTCCCACAAACGTTAGGATGAGAGCCGCCGAGAAGAATGGGCGGGAGGATATCAGTTCCTAGTAGCACATCAATCTCCGAACTCTCAAAGAACTTGGGGTCTGCCAACTGGATGCTTGGCAGATTATCGAGGAGTGTTTGTGGGACTGTGCATGAGGGCAGATTCCCCGCTTACTGGGGAAGGACGTACGCCGACGAGTAAAGCAGTTGTGCGCACTTGTGCACTCGGCCAAGATATGGCCTCGTGCGAAACAATTCAAACACAACTTTTGTTGCTTAATGTAGTTGACGCTATCTGAAGAAAGCGAGGGCACAAGCGAATCGGATGATTCTACTGGGAACACAATTCGCAGAACTGGGTTTTCGAAGTCACCCTACTCTCAAAGGAGTTGACCTGCTTGGTCAAAGGAGGCTTTGAATAAGTTCCGGAAGGTGGGCCAGCGAGTGTAATCGCCTCCGAAAACTTCGGTGTCGCACGGAGGTAAGCGACACGGCTTGTGGTTGTACGGGTGTAAAGGGAGTGAGCGCCTGGGATGCGTTGGCTATTTGCTCACCTAACTGAGCTGCATACTGCTCGTAGACAGCATAGCAGTAGTCGTATCTGACCTGAATAGTAGGGAGCTCTTCTGTGGTCATCTCCTCAGACATGACGCAAGAGCAAGCCTCATACTCTTT
This window of the Drosophila albomicans strain 15112-1751.03 chromosome 2L, ASM965048v2, whole genome shotgun sequence genome carries:
- the LOC127565052 gene encoding uncharacterized protein LOC127565052, producing the protein MSEEMTTEELPTIQVRYDYCYAVYEQYAAQLGNQLVMRLVRTKYWTPKLRSLVKTVIGACKTCVIHRRLQSQLMGDLPIARSTFSRPFTNTVVDFDGPFDVKSYVERGCKITKGYVCVFVCFSTKAIHHEATTDLTTEKFLEAFPRFPVDNGKKFVGASSIMSKDLVESTGNLVLTKTQSSRSCISFQPTWCPSHGGLWEAGLKSFKTHFYKTFSSVMYEELSTLLAKIEACLKSRPLSPMSEDVRDLVALSPGHLLIGGPLFSIAEPESREDVESIRNRWQRLKALHQRFCV